A window of Bactrocera dorsalis isolate Fly_Bdor chromosome 4, ASM2337382v1, whole genome shotgun sequence genomic DNA:
AGGTCAGTTTCTCTCGCGGCAGCACTTCGTTTCGCTTGGAGACTGGAAGTCGCatgaatttgcaaaaacaacaagtccAGTGTGGAACAGGTGGCGCGCGAGTTTGACAGTCGAATGGCAGCATACTGCCTTTTTGGTAGTGAACGCAGCCATAGTTGTTAGGGGTGGGACACCAGTTTTGGTAGATTTTTGTTGATGCAGTGCTGTGAAAAGTAAAAACAGCCGTAGAGTGCGCGCTAAGCAGGTTTGCAAAATATTCTATGGAGAATTCTAATTTCTTTACTGCTCAGCTGTAAGGCTAGGAATACAATTTAGCGAAAAACTGGTCAGAGACATAAATatgttgggtagtcgaaaaactcttttcgtatttctatactatataaaaaatgGTTAGGTATGACTGTATTAGATATACGACTGACACGAAAATTAtggacaaaatacgaaaagactttttcgactacccaataagtTGCCTGTGCTTCACTTTGCGCTTAGCCTAAGGTACCCAGCAAGATctgaactgaatttttttcaaataattttgttaaacatTGTTCCTccatgttttttattgtttccatTATCATAATTTTGTTCCTCACATAATTCGCTTAAACCCATTTAACATTTCTCCCTTCTTATGTCAACACTTCACACAGCAGGCCGGAAACTCTCCCTCAAATAATTTGCGGTTTTCACAAGTTATGCGCAGATCACTGCATCTGtaaaacaaaacagcaaataAATTACTTTCATTCTGTTTTTGCATCGCTACTGATAAATCTGATTgatatgtttactttattttcatttaattaattttttcaattaacatTGTTTTCACTTCGGCTACACTTCACTTACTTGATCACTTGCGTCACATATTCCCTGCTGCAGCGCGCGCGCTGTACGCAGATTCCGTTCGTATTGGTGCCATAATCCACATATTCCACGCTCTTATCTGTGGCGGCATCGTACGTGACCACTTGAGGGCCGGCGGTCAGTGAGGTGTAACTGCAGCTCTTGACTGAGGCTGTGGAGTATATCCGAAGATTTTTAATCTGCCGATAATTTTACTTAACAAAAATACCTAAGCATACATATAATGTGCCATAAGGAACTTTCATCCAAACCAACGAATTGGTGGTAGGATGacaacttttttcgaaaaacagatAAAGGCCTGAACGCCCTGTTATTGAGtccaaggctagtatcgccgctctgctatctcaTCGGATAGTCACTTCACTGAAGAAGGCTTCAATCCGGAGCAGTAAacctacatacttatgtaaggtCAGGAAGGAATCTTGTTGCCATAATATTTTCCGCATTGGCCTGTCTTCTCGGAACCCTTGAATTACTTTGCTAGAGAACCTTTCTCTGCATATTCTGTGAAAAATGGGGCAAAATTATAACCTTCCATGAGCCTATAGAAACCCTTGACATAACCCAATTTTTTCACAACGGcataagaaatttttattctgttAAGGAGGAACAAAAACGTTAAAATGTTGAGCTGTAAAACTCCGGTTAAACCAGGAACGGATCCAGAGTAGAATTTTGGTGAGGgaactatataattttgtacttgcaaCTCCAAGTATTTTTCTTCGCGGAGTGTCACTTATGATGGAAATAacgtataacttttaatttttggggTTCCAACCCTCTCCCGTGAATCCGCCCCTGGGTTCAACCAACAGAAGCAGCGCTGAATTTTTGGGACCTACAAATAGTCGGACTTGAACCCACAATACCAAGAccgaaactttttaaatataaaaacccACTACCAGGGTTGAAAATGATCCACTAAACATACTGATACTTATATTTTATCGGACTCCGGACTGGTAGCGAATACTAAAAATCTTCCAGAGTAGTAAACTATAAGAGTCTATCATTGCTCATGCACCGAATCGGGTAGTAAAAATTCCATTCCGAATGCCACATTATTTGCacgtaaatattaaatacttctGGCCAATATTCACCAACATCTACGAGGGTACGAATAGAGCCGGTTAATCAAATTTCATTCCACTTACACGCATGGGGACTGCAGAGCACAACCAGCAAAACCAGCACACAAATAAATTCAGTTGTTTTCATTTCAGtggaaataatacaattttttttttgatggcTTTGATTTAGAAGACTCTTCGCGAAGACTTAGGGTTATATATTTGACAcagtaatttttcaaaaaatatatttaatatttttttttgtttttgtataaaagtaatttttttatcagacacttaaaaactcaattttcaaACAAcggaatatatagtatatctttcCATTCGCCATTCGTTCAAACGGTAAAAACCGAACTGAAacccgaatttaattttccacTCACTTTTATAGCGAACTACCCAACGCACAAACAACTCAATTAAgtgatgaaaaaaattcaatttgtaattACGAGTATTATGAAATTCTTACAAGTCGCCACCAGCGCCATGAAGAGCCCTCAACCGTTAACCTTCTGTGACTTGCACCAGATTTATTTGTTTACGCACTTTCCCTGGCAATACGCGAGCAAGTCAagtgattttaattatttttttcttcacttgttgttgttgcgtcaagcgaTTGGATGAAGGCGCCGAGCGTTGTCAATACgcgtgtgtaagtatgtatgcacagCAAGCGCCGATAAGCTTGAGAATTTCGGTGCACCAGCAAAGATCGCTTGCAGAGTGCGCTTGGACAATGCCGATTGCACGATACGCTAACCCCTCGCTCGCACAAGCTGGTTTCAGTGTCAAAAGCTGGTAAAATCTGGCAAGCAACTAATTCAAGTAAAGCCTCAAGTGAGCAAAGCAACGAATCTTCTCAGTAGTAAACTGAGAGGCAGTGAAAATAATGCCGAGTCAATTGTCAATCGTGTTAGAGAATATCAAATCAATTATTGAACGTGAAGACGCAGTGTAACTTTCTTTTGTAGCAGTGTTAGTCTTTATAGTATTTTACTGCTTTAAGCGCGGAACGTTATATTAATGAGTGTACGCAACCGCTCGTGCGTGCAAATTGATAACGGTTTcggagtatatttttttttaagttcttgtGCCCATTTCCATTTTACACAGCGTAACCTTGCGCACCAACTTCCTTAAAAGCGATTGATTTTGACCAAGTGGTTTACGTCACAAGAACCGGGTAATTTACTCGTTTAACAGCTGTCAAAGCAGGGTGGGTGGAGTGAGAACTAGGTAACTGTCAGCGGacatcattttatttaaattttaagaaatatgttaggttaggttaggcaaaTAGGCTAATTTCTCGCAAGGCCACGAATAAGCCTTTTTGGACAGGTAGAGACGTTTGTCCGTGACGCACAGAACTCCAAGGTATCAAAAAGACTGTCGCCTATCGACAAATCaccttttttaaacttttcaggAATATGGCAACGTAGTTTTATATGATTTACTTCCGCATCGTTGAACTGCGTTTCTGTTTCCACAGAGgattttattattagttttcaTAACGTTTTCATTACTAtattatactagctgaccccgcagccgttgtcctgcgtgaaattatgtgctttgaaatgaaaagaaatttgaaatgaaaattcatattgtgttgataatcatttaattgagatttttctacatttttttcaatgtaacgcagcttgataaacaacatttttttgtttctgtcccggtgcgttaatgtacagagaagatggttttccaactcgtgtgcacgccacttatatctggccgtgtgaaaaacatagcatttccaaatttatgccacccactatgcgactatcctgttgatcgtcatctcaaattcaattttcactggaaacggaatacatttgagctgaaatggcaaatcgttagaactcaaaggaattcgtacaatcaagcattctgcgcccttgttttcgatgggttcttcacaatcagtcgggtttcattacacagtttcggtgcatgaagattgcgaaacataataatgacaggtccaactttgagacgcacaggatgcggtggcataccaagcctcttcaaagaatttagaaatttcactggataattgacggcgtcgtcgtcattgtcaagatgatcgatcgatttgtatgaacgcaagtctcccggaatttgacgcAATagctcaaatgaagttgaaccgcgtacatttatcaatagcaaccgaaggtagaaacaatcgtgtttttcgggtggattgtgtaaattcgtcctaatgcattagttaataagacacctggatgtcaatctactggttggccttgctttctgcgtaactatttcttcgacgatgcattccatgtataatatcaaagtatttccgaatgtccttgcaaatggatcaccgacgaaagttgtgcttcctttggtcacgtacttccaaacgtattttatcgatttcaccaaactgcaatactaaacattgacatgacttttgaatgtgaattagacaataatggtgaatacagtacgatccatgtgttgtcaacttcgatattcactcttctaagttgaatgctgaacgttctgttatctggtgggcgacgccgatagagttgatatctaccatttctagtttgtgcttccgaaagaaaagcacgtgggtagtgtttcgtgcatttattgtcagacatacaaaccgaagtgggattgtaatgtccgcaaggtccatgaatcatattggtttccgcttcttcttcttcttcttaattggcgtagacaccgcttatgcgattatagccgagtcatgGTTTCCGCTACTtcctataatactggatctttctctacatcaggaatttccgcagaaattttttcatcaatttgatctggtgtaaccatcatccaaagaagaatgtgtgcatgccaaatagaggtttttgccactcaacaaagtacatctcatccaacagcaccacatatacgttgcttcaagataaagacaatcaaacatcgtaactgttgtaggaaaagtcgtgctgtaacatcgtgacgatcacttgctgattgaccgcgaattataattccgaacgtatgtttccgcatcctgggagtacttcttgccttggcctgccatactttgttggctggcttcgtaacaaatttcaatctgcaattgacctctttgtgtgaaacatacgtaaagttttcactaaataattttcaataatttttcttttgaatagacgaaataaaaaagcaagcgaccgatattgaacgaatcaaataatttacaaatcaaaatattgaaaaacaaaacaaacaaaaattgaaaaaaatgtgtatggaaaaaatttactttttagaattgtccaattttccgacttttcctcataatgatatatatccacagatatcgccttttactttggcatcgttttgtttcatacacgttcacgccaatttaaggtttgaatattggatactgcgatggtagcgccatctatcgatcgaacattccaaaattaaaaattgattaaaaatgaaaaaataatttaaaaaacattttccagtggaccaaattgtaaatataaacctttcccgaatctccttgaacgtacagacaaaatttcatcaaaatcggcccatccgtttaggagcagttcctaggcaaacacacggtcagaagatttatatatataaagattatgtatatatttaatcattaaggtatttttatttttgatttcggATGATTCAACTCATTTCGCACGTCGTAAAAAAACTACGTTCCCTCCGACTTCCCCCCACCATATTATTCCTaattcattattaattattgcTGGATGTGCTTATTATAGTATATAACTTCTAAAATCACCTTTGGCAGATCggcatttgaaatttgaaaaataaataaatcttagCTTGTCGCATACGCAAGCGCAGTCTTCCACATCCAGCTTACTAAGCAGACCTACGCATAGATCTGAACGGTATAACAAACGGTAACTCAGgtgaaaaacatgaaatttttacCAGCAATAAGCCTCGCATTCTGTTTTTTCGCGACTGCGACAACGCAGCCCTTCTTGTCCTTTGTTCCCAACTCGTCTGATCCAAGTAAGCTGCAGTGAGCTATTTTGATAACAATCTTCACTCATACTTCTTAACATATCCACTAGATAATCCGGGTGATTGCTACCACAAGGAGCTGCAACTTGCCATCAAACTGGACGAGACCATCAGACCGAGCAATGTTGACTTGTGCGCCGAATTGACCTGCGAGGAGGGAGGCCTGATACGTCTCAATCACTGTACACGCGTGCGACCTATCTGCGATGACTACCAGTTTCACCCCGTAGATTTTACTAAACCCTTTCCGGACTGTTGTGTACATTTCACGTGCAATAAATAGTGGATGACGAGGTACCGTTTCAGGACAATCAGTCATTTAGTGAACTTTAAAAATATGGTTTGTTTTACTCAATTCGAGGCCCCCTTTTTCCGAAACGGAAGTGTAGTCTAGCAACTGGCTATGTTTAGCATATTTTTATAGCTGTTATTACTACTGCTTAAACGGTATTTCTACTCAAAAAGTAACAGTTAATTGATTCCAAAGCTGTACACTCCACAGACTGTGATATACTTGCTACTTGcgactgaataggcaattgagaagtaaagtcttttctcgaagaacaaaaactaaattctaTAAATCTCTTATTATTGCCATCCTATATGgggcagaggcatggacgatgacaacatctgatgagtcgacgttacgagttttcgagagaaaggttctgcgaaagatttatggttctttgcgcatttcTGTTTCCATAGAGGATGTCATTATTAGTTTTCATAACTTTTGTATTACTATATTCCACATATATTTAATCATgaaggtatttttatttttgatttcggATGATTCTCAACTTATCTCGCACGTCGTAAAAAGACTACGTACCCCTCCGATTTCCCCCTACCATATTATTGCTaattcattattaattattgcTTAATGTGCTTATCATATATAACTTCTAAAACCACTCGAATGACGCCACACCGTCTCAAGCCTCAGCATCTGCCGTCGCACCTTTAGCAAATCCgcattcgaaatttaaaatataaataaattccaGCTTGTCGCATACAAAAGCAGTCGTCTGACAACCAGCTTGCTAAGCAGAACTACGCATAGATCTGAACAGCGTAATAAACGGTAACTTCAGTGAAAAAACATGAAATTGTTAACAGTAATAAGCCTCGCATTCTGCTTTTTCGCGACTGTGACAACGCAGGGCTACCAGTCCTACGTTCCCAACTCGTCTGATCCAAGTAAGCAGCAGTGAACTATTTTGACAACAATCTTCAGTAATACTTCTTAACATTTCCACTAGATAATCCAGGTCATTGCTTCCA
This region includes:
- the LOC105230414 gene encoding uncharacterized protein LOC105230414 isoform X2 translates to MALVATSSVKSCSYTSLTAGPQVVTYDAATDKSVEYVDYGTNTNGICVQRARCSREYVTQVIKCSDLRITCENRKLFEGEFPACCVKC
- the LOC105230414 gene encoding uncharacterized protein LOC105230414 isoform X1, with amino-acid sequence MKTTEFICVLVLLVVLCSPHASSVKSCSYTSLTAGPQVVTYDAATDKSVEYVDYGTNTNGICVQRARCSREYVTQVIKCSDLRITCENRKLFEGEFPACCVKC
- the LOC125778066 gene encoding uncharacterized protein LOC125778066, with the translated sequence MKFLPAISLAFCFFATATTQPFLSFVPNSSDPNNPGDCYHKELQLAIKLDETIRPSNVDLCAELTCEEGGLIRLNHCTRVRPICDDYQFHPVDFTKPFPDCCVHFTCNK